The Flaviramulus sp. BrNp1-15 genome has a window encoding:
- a CDS encoding YbbR-like domain-containing protein yields MIKKLKSEIVKSIKNKRINVFFLFLLSAFIILIFTKLSKEYTNTVAFDVEKLNVPQENIILNDSIKINITLKTHGFKWLKYYLSKPKIKIDFAKDVYKKEGVFVWNKSKAYLNNTQFDKEVELLNISPDTLTFRYGINLVKKVPVKVNAKVNFNPGYNTAGELVSNPDSIVIVGPNVIVSEIDFLETEDVVFDDVKSDLSEITKLKLPQNTSDLKFSNNEVLVEAKVEKFTEGTLKIPVTIINQPKQMELKYFPKTVNVSYYVSLNDYNSITNKNFKVICDYSKITENQSFLIPEFAKVPENVKNPKISQQRIEFILTK; encoded by the coding sequence ATGATAAAAAAGTTAAAATCTGAAATAGTAAAGTCAATTAAAAATAAAAGGATTAATGTGTTCTTTTTGTTTTTGCTATCAGCATTTATCATTTTAATATTTACTAAACTATCCAAAGAATATACTAATACTGTTGCTTTTGATGTTGAAAAGTTAAATGTGCCACAGGAAAATATTATATTAAATGATTCAATAAAAATTAATATTACTTTAAAAACACATGGTTTTAAATGGCTTAAATACTATTTATCTAAACCAAAAATTAAAATAGATTTTGCAAAAGATGTCTATAAGAAAGAAGGTGTTTTTGTTTGGAATAAATCTAAAGCATATTTAAATAACACACAGTTTGATAAAGAAGTTGAGCTGCTAAATATTTCACCAGATACGCTAACTTTTAGATATGGTATTAATTTGGTTAAAAAAGTGCCCGTAAAAGTGAATGCTAAAGTTAATTTTAATCCGGGTTATAATACAGCTGGTGAATTGGTTTCAAATCCAGATTCCATAGTAATTGTGGGACCAAATGTAATAGTTTCAGAAATAGATTTTTTAGAAACTGAAGATGTTGTTTTTGATGATGTTAAATCAGATTTATCTGAAATCACAAAATTAAAATTACCCCAAAACACATCAGATTTAAAATTTTCAAATAACGAAGTGCTTGTAGAAGCTAAAGTAGAAAAGTTTACAGAAGGCACGCTTAAAATCCCTGTTACTATAATTAATCAACCAAAGCAAATGGAATTAAAGTATTTTCCAAAAACAGTTAATGTGTCTTATTACGTAAGCTTAAATGATTATAATTCTATTACAAATAAAAATTTTAAAGTCATTTGTGATTATAGTAAAATAACTGAAAATCAGTCTTTTTTAATTCCTGAATTTGCTAAAGTGCCAGAGAATGTAAAAAACCCAAAAATTAGTCAGCAACGCATAGAATTTATATTAACAAAATGA
- a CDS encoding alpha/beta hydrolase has product MQNTSLSLQHIIRKSTLTENAPLLIMMHGYGSDENDLFSFASELPEELFIISVKAPYAMQPFGNAWYAINFDAEKGKWSDNEQAIQSRDLIAKFIDEATSTYPVNKNNVTLLGFSQGSILSYAVALTYPEKVKNIIALSGYINSDILPENLEKQDYSNLDFYCSHGSVDQVIPVDWARQNAPFLSSLNIKHQYSEFPVGHGVAPQNFYEFKDWLSERI; this is encoded by the coding sequence ATGCAGAACACATCATTATCTTTACAACACATCATTCGTAAATCTACTTTAACTGAAAATGCGCCATTATTAATTATGATGCATGGTTACGGTAGTGATGAAAACGATTTATTCTCTTTTGCTTCAGAATTACCAGAAGAGCTTTTTATTATTTCTGTAAAAGCACCTTATGCTATGCAACCTTTTGGTAATGCTTGGTACGCTATTAATTTTGATGCAGAAAAAGGTAAATGGAGTGATAATGAACAAGCGATACAATCGCGCGATTTAATTGCTAAGTTTATTGATGAAGCGACTTCAACTTATCCAGTTAATAAAAACAATGTTACACTTTTAGGTTTTAGCCAAGGAAGCATTTTAAGTTACGCTGTGGCTTTAACATATCCTGAAAAAGTTAAAAATATTATCGCATTAAGCGGGTATATAAATAGTGATATTCTCCCTGAAAATCTTGAAAAACAAGATTACTCTAATTTAGATTTTTATTGTTCTCACGGTAGTGTAGACCAAGTTATCCCAGTAGATTGGGCAAGACAAAATGCGCCATTTTTAAGCAGCCTAAACATTAAACATCAATACTCAGAATTTCCTGTGGGTCATGGTGTAGCTCCACAAAATTTTTATGAATTTAAGGATTGGTTGAGTGAGCGTATTTAA
- a CDS encoding response regulator transcription factor — MEEHKKKILLVEDDPNFGTVLKDYLMMNDYEVTHAKNGMEGFEKFKKDDFDLCILDVMMPYKDGFTLAKEIREKNTDVPIIFLTAKTMKEDVLKGYKVGADDYLNKPFDSEVLLMKIKAIIQRKATETISDSKQFEFKIGRFDLNSKLRFLKFDGGDPVKLSPKENELLRLLALHENDLMPRELALTKIWRDDNYFTSRSMDVYIAKLRKYLKLDPKVEILNIHGEGFRLVINE; from the coding sequence ATGGAAGAACATAAGAAAAAAATATTACTAGTTGAAGACGACCCTAATTTTGGAACCGTTCTTAAAGATTATTTAATGATGAATGATTACGAAGTTACCCATGCTAAAAATGGTATGGAAGGCTTTGAAAAATTTAAGAAAGACGATTTCGATTTATGTATTCTAGATGTTATGATGCCTTATAAAGATGGGTTTACATTAGCTAAAGAAATAAGAGAAAAAAACACTGATGTGCCAATCATCTTTTTAACCGCTAAAACAATGAAAGAAGACGTTTTAAAAGGTTATAAAGTTGGTGCAGACGATTACCTTAATAAACCTTTTGATAGCGAAGTATTGTTAATGAAAATTAAAGCTATCATACAACGTAAAGCTACAGAAACGATTTCTGATAGTAAGCAATTTGAATTTAAAATTGGGCGTTTCGATTTAAACTCTAAATTACGTTTCTTAAAATTTGATGGAGGAGATCCTGTAAAGTTATCACCAAAAGAAAACGAATTATTGCGTTTATTAGCGTTGCATGAAAACGATTTAATGCCACGTGAGTTGGCTCTTACCAAAATATGGCGCGACGATAATTACTTTACCTCACGTAGTATGGATGTTTACATTGCTAAACTGCGTAAATATTTAAAACTAGACCCAAAAGTAGAAATACTAAACATACACGGTGAAGGGTTTAGATTGGTAATAAACGAATAA
- a CDS encoding dihydroorotase family protein — protein MNILIKSATIIDSKSDFHNTTQDLLIENGVITQVASNIKNPKNYKEIKLDNLHISQGWFDSSVSFGEPGYEERDTIENGLKTAASSGFTAVALNSNTNPVIDSNSDITFLNSKANNNAVSLLPVGALTMSSKGEDLAELYDMHTAGAVAFYDHKKPISNPNLMKIALQYASNFDGLVCSFPQENKISGHGVMNENITSTKLGLKGIPALAEELQVARDLFLLEYTGGKLHIPTISTAKSVALIREAKKKKLDVTCSVTIHNLYFTDEALTDFNTHFKVLPPLRTQTDVDALIEGVKDGTIDMVTSDHNPIDVEQKKVEFDHAEYGTIGLESAFGALQTIFTVKKTIDLLTKGKSRFGLNNSSINIGEKLNITLFNPDTKYTFSKSEIISRSKNAIFENESLKGKVYGIISNNKVALN, from the coding sequence ATGAACATACTTATAAAATCTGCTACCATAATAGATTCTAAGAGTGATTTTCACAATACCACTCAAGATTTATTAATTGAAAATGGTGTGATTACTCAAGTTGCCAGCAACATTAAAAATCCAAAAAACTACAAAGAAATTAAACTAGACAACCTCCATATATCTCAAGGTTGGTTTGATAGTAGTGTTAGTTTTGGAGAACCTGGTTACGAGGAACGTGATACTATTGAAAACGGACTTAAAACTGCTGCGTCTTCTGGTTTTACAGCTGTAGCACTAAATTCTAACACCAATCCGGTAATAGATTCAAATTCCGATATTACATTTTTAAATTCAAAAGCAAATAATAATGCCGTTAGCTTACTGCCAGTTGGAGCCTTAACTATGAGTAGCAAAGGTGAAGATTTAGCAGAACTTTATGATATGCATACGGCTGGAGCGGTGGCTTTTTACGACCACAAAAAGCCAATATCAAATCCAAACCTTATGAAAATTGCTTTGCAATACGCCAGTAATTTTGATGGTTTAGTATGCTCATTCCCACAAGAAAATAAAATTTCTGGTCATGGTGTTATGAATGAAAATATAACAAGCACAAAATTGGGTTTAAAAGGTATTCCTGCTTTGGCTGAAGAATTACAAGTAGCTCGCGATTTATTTTTATTAGAATACACAGGCGGTAAATTACATATTCCTACAATCTCTACAGCAAAATCAGTAGCACTTATAAGAGAAGCAAAAAAGAAAAAACTAGATGTAACTTGTAGTGTAACTATCCATAATTTATACTTTACTGATGAAGCCTTAACAGATTTTAATACGCATTTTAAGGTGTTACCACCGCTTCGTACACAAACCGATGTAGATGCTTTAATTGAAGGTGTAAAAGATGGTACAATAGATATGGTAACTAGCGACCACAACCCTATTGATGTAGAGCAAAAGAAAGTAGAATTTGACCATGCTGAATATGGCACAATTGGTTTAGAAAGTGCCTTTGGAGCGCTTCAAACAATTTTCACTGTAAAGAAAACCATAGATTTACTTACAAAAGGAAAATCTAGATTTGGATTAAATAACTCATCAATAAATATTGGTGAGAAATTAAATATCACACTCTTTAACCCAGATACAAAATACACATTCTCAAAAAGCGAAATCATCTCAAGATCTAAGAATGCTATTTTTGAAAATGAATCGCTAAAAGGAAAAGTTTACGGTATTATCTCTAATAATAAAGTAGCTTTAAATTAA
- the coaE gene encoding dephospho-CoA kinase (Dephospho-CoA kinase (CoaE) performs the final step in coenzyme A biosynthesis.) yields the protein MIIVGLTGGIGSGKTTVAKQFMELGIPVYIADEEAKNLMHRSKIIKRKLNQLFGDKAYIDGKLNKPFIADIIFNDKSFLQKMNAIVHPRVAKHFKKWALKQDAPYVIKEVAILFENGGDKACDYVITVTAKKAVRIKRLLERDNTSKEKIEAIMKNQWSDEEKIKKSDFVIENTTLKSIEKQVLKIHNQILKKV from the coding sequence ATGATTATTGTAGGACTCACAGGTGGTATAGGAAGTGGTAAAACAACGGTTGCAAAACAGTTTATGGAATTGGGAATACCTGTTTATATTGCAGATGAGGAAGCTAAAAATCTTATGCACAGGTCTAAAATAATTAAGCGTAAACTTAACCAGTTATTTGGAGATAAAGCATATATAGATGGTAAACTAAATAAGCCATTTATAGCAGATATAATTTTTAACGATAAGTCATTTTTGCAAAAAATGAATGCTATAGTACACCCAAGAGTTGCTAAGCATTTTAAAAAATGGGCACTAAAACAAGATGCACCTTACGTTATAAAGGAAGTTGCAATTTTGTTTGAAAATGGAGGCGATAAAGCATGTGATTATGTAATAACGGTAACAGCTAAAAAAGCCGTAAGAATTAAGCGGTTGTTGGAACGCGATAATACATCAAAAGAAAAGATTGAAGCTATTATGAAAAATCAATGGTCTGATGAGGAAAAAATAAAAAAATCTGATTTTGTAATAGAGAATACTACATTAAAAAGTATTGAAAAACAAGTCCTGAAAATTCATAATCAAATTCTTAAAAAGGTCTAG
- a CDS encoding glycosyltransferase family 2 protein, with protein sequence MQKKLVSILIPFKNTATYLNDCLQSIINQSYKNWELIIVDDDSTDNSFNIVNAYAEKDSRIKLFKNDGNGIIDALQLAFKHSEGEFITRMDSDDAMRPNKLEILVNNLQEHGKKHVAVGLVNYFAKKGIKAGYKSYEIWLNNLTKTGANYSEIYKECVIPSPCWMIHRDDLIACDAFNPNTYPEDYDLAFRFYKHQFKCISCNEVLHDWRDYSSRTSRTHEHYAENHFIPLKLNYFLELDYNKNKTLVIWGAGNKGKTIAKALLEKNISFKWICDNPNKIGRDIYGEVLKPFNYLSEVQNIQSIITVANKNSQKEIKSYLQKLNMKPIEDYIFFC encoded by the coding sequence ATGCAAAAAAAATTAGTTAGCATACTCATCCCTTTTAAAAACACAGCTACTTATTTAAACGATTGTTTACAATCCATAATAAATCAATCTTATAAAAACTGGGAATTGATTATAGTTGATGATGATTCAACCGATAATAGCTTTAATATTGTTAACGCTTACGCGGAAAAAGACTCGAGAATAAAGTTATTTAAAAATGACGGAAACGGTATAATTGACGCTTTACAATTAGCCTTTAAACATAGCGAAGGTGAATTTATAACAAGAATGGATAGCGATGATGCAATGCGACCTAACAAGCTTGAAATTTTAGTAAATAATTTACAAGAACATGGTAAAAAACATGTCGCGGTTGGGTTGGTAAATTACTTCGCAAAAAAAGGCATTAAAGCAGGTTATAAAAGTTACGAAATTTGGTTAAACAACCTTACCAAAACAGGAGCTAATTATTCTGAAATCTATAAAGAGTGTGTCATTCCATCACCGTGCTGGATGATACACCGAGACGATTTAATAGCTTGTGATGCGTTTAACCCTAACACATATCCTGAAGATTACGATTTGGCATTCAGGTTTTACAAACATCAATTTAAGTGTATTTCTTGTAATGAAGTTTTACACGATTGGAGAGATTACAGTTCGCGTACCTCTAGAACTCATGAGCATTATGCCGAAAATCATTTTATTCCTTTAAAACTAAACTACTTTTTAGAGCTAGATTACAATAAAAATAAAACCCTTGTAATTTGGGGCGCAGGAAATAAAGGAAAAACCATAGCTAAAGCACTTTTAGAAAAAAACATCTCATTTAAATGGATTTGTGATAACCCAAATAAAATTGGGAGAGACATCTATGGTGAAGTTTTAAAACCGTTTAATTATTTATCAGAAGTACAGAATATTCAAAGCATCATTACCGTGGCAAATAAAAATTCGCAAAAAGAAATTAAAAGCTATTTGCAAAAACTAAACATGAAACCTATTGAAGATTATATTTTCTTTTGTTAA
- a CDS encoding BatA and WFA domain-containing protein, which translates to MQFKNPELLYALFLLLIPIIVHLFQLRKFEKVEFTNVAFLKEATLQTRKSSQIKKWLILLTRLLLLAALVFAFAQPFTSKSDAFKAEKETVIYLDNSFSMQAKGDKGELLKRAIQDIISNVPNDENITLITNDNIYKNTTINTIKNDLLQIEYASNVLPLDAALLKSKAAFSNKKNTLRNLVFISDFQSTNLNFTSITDSLTKLNFVKLQPVNTNNIAIDSVFISETTITSITLKVLLKNSGVSVKNLPISLFNDEKLIAKTSVEIDKEAETTFTLPANQIINGKITIDDASLQFDNTLYFNINDASKINVLTINASDDSFLKRIYTNDEFNYTSTQENQLNYNSIDKQNLIVLNELNSIPIALSSVLKQFTNQGGYLVVIPSNTINKDAYNQFLANYRTNFSNVVTSEKRITRINFSHPLYSNGVFEKKVSNFQYPKVNSFYNLNSNSMAPALQFEDAKVFLGNYQNAFVFSSALNEKNSSFKNSPLIVPTLYNIAKQSFKIPELYYTIGKENTFDVETQLQQDAVLSLVFNDINLIPKQQYFNNKVMINTSENPSVAATYAINNKNEHIKNVSYNYNRTESDLNYSDLSNLNNITVSNSIVDIFETIKSDTKVNALWKWFVIFALALLIIEMLILKFFK; encoded by the coding sequence ATGCAGTTTAAAAACCCCGAACTTCTTTACGCTTTATTTTTACTGCTTATTCCTATTATTGTTCATTTATTTCAACTACGTAAATTTGAAAAAGTAGAGTTTACAAACGTGGCATTTTTAAAAGAAGCTACACTGCAAACCCGTAAAAGCTCTCAAATAAAAAAATGGTTAATTCTTTTAACCAGACTCTTACTTCTAGCTGCTTTGGTTTTTGCGTTTGCTCAACCTTTTACATCTAAAAGTGATGCTTTCAAAGCTGAAAAAGAAACCGTGATTTATTTAGACAACTCCTTTAGCATGCAGGCTAAAGGAGATAAAGGCGAACTTTTAAAACGTGCCATACAAGATATTATTAGCAATGTACCAAATGATGAAAACATAACATTAATTACCAACGATAATATCTATAAAAACACCACTATTAATACTATTAAAAACGATTTATTACAAATAGAATATGCGTCAAATGTATTACCGCTTGATGCAGCCTTATTAAAAAGTAAAGCGGCTTTTAGTAATAAAAAAAATACATTAAGAAACCTTGTTTTTATTAGTGATTTTCAAAGCACAAACTTAAATTTCACCTCAATAACAGATTCGCTCACAAAATTAAATTTTGTTAAGCTACAACCTGTAAACACCAATAACATTGCTATAGACAGTGTTTTTATTTCTGAAACTACAATTACTTCAATTACATTAAAAGTTCTATTGAAAAACAGTGGTGTTTCAGTTAAAAATTTACCCATTTCATTATTTAATGATGAAAAGCTTATTGCAAAAACATCGGTAGAAATAGATAAAGAAGCTGAAACTACTTTTACTCTTCCAGCAAATCAAATTATAAATGGGAAAATAACGATTGATGATGCTAGCCTACAATTTGATAACACCCTGTATTTTAACATTAATGATGCTTCAAAAATTAATGTATTAACAATAAATGCTAGTGATGATTCATTCTTAAAACGCATTTATACTAATGATGAATTCAATTATACTTCTACTCAAGAAAACCAATTGAATTATAACAGCATTGACAAACAAAATTTAATTGTTTTAAACGAATTAAACAGTATTCCAATAGCTTTATCATCTGTTTTAAAACAATTTACAAACCAAGGCGGATATTTAGTTGTTATTCCTTCAAATACTATAAATAAAGATGCTTACAATCAATTTTTAGCTAACTACAGAACAAACTTTAGTAATGTTGTTACATCAGAAAAACGTATAACTCGTATTAATTTCTCGCATCCTTTGTACAGCAATGGTGTTTTTGAGAAAAAAGTCTCTAATTTTCAATATCCAAAAGTTAATAGTTTTTATAATCTTAATTCAAATAGTATGGCCCCTGCTTTACAGTTTGAAGATGCTAAGGTTTTCTTAGGGAATTACCAAAATGCCTTTGTGTTTTCTTCGGCTTTAAACGAGAAAAATTCCAGTTTTAAAAATTCCCCTTTAATTGTTCCTACACTATACAATATTGCAAAACAGAGTTTTAAAATTCCTGAATTATATTACACCATAGGAAAAGAAAACACCTTTGATGTTGAAACACAATTACAGCAAGATGCTGTATTATCGTTAGTTTTTAATGATATAAACCTCATACCAAAGCAACAGTATTTTAATAACAAAGTGATGATTAATACCTCAGAAAATCCATCTGTTGCTGCCACATACGCTATAAACAATAAAAATGAGCATATTAAAAATGTGAGTTACAATTATAACCGAACTGAAAGTGATTTAAATTACTCAGACCTTTCTAACTTAAATAACATAACAGTTAGTAATTCTATTGTCGATATTTTTGAAACAATAAAAAGTGACACAAAAGTTAACGCCCTATGGAAATGGTTTGTTATTTTTGCCTTAGCGTTATTGATTATTGAAATGCTCATCTTAAAATTCTTTAAATGA
- a CDS encoding DUF4440 domain-containing protein: MKPLYYFTFFALFFISNSNHSQNTDHLKAINEDVWSNFSKAFETLDYELFTSIHTQDLIRVSGNSKKIKNKTEYLKSYKQQWANKDLNQTISFRFLERIANENSASERGIYKLTRNPNTPNEKSYYGKFHVLLKKEQGVWKLLADYDSSENNTINEASYNEAFAIDNFDKY; encoded by the coding sequence ATGAAACCGCTTTATTATTTCACATTTTTTGCATTATTTTTTATTAGCAATAGTAACCATTCGCAAAATACCGACCATCTAAAAGCTATTAATGAAGATGTTTGGAGTAATTTCTCAAAAGCTTTTGAAACTTTAGACTATGAGTTATTTACAAGTATACATACTCAGGATTTAATTCGCGTTAGTGGCAACAGCAAAAAAATTAAAAACAAAACAGAGTATTTAAAAAGCTATAAACAGCAATGGGCAAACAAAGACCTTAACCAAACCATTTCGTTTCGGTTTTTAGAGCGCATAGCCAATGAAAATTCAGCCTCAGAGCGTGGTATTTATAAATTAACTAGAAACCCAAATACACCAAACGAAAAGAGTTACTATGGTAAATTTCATGTGCTTTTAAAGAAAGAACAAGGTGTTTGGAAATTGCTGGCAGATTATGACTCTTCTGAAAACAATACCATTAATGAAGCCTCTTATAATGAAGCCTTTGCCATAGATAATTTTGATAAGTATTAA
- a CDS encoding sensor histidine kinase KdpD yields the protein MSLSLVGIISIQAYYINDSVKNEKERFKSNVVTVLNNVSNTIEENEYEKYFAEYLGLDREKKADEDAVSQLLIYRKNNSTKETLIYKSNVLEENYKLSSSLFDIGLDSLDITNIIGNSSTEIYSDLGATEKDLKSPITNIIRSGTIDEAQKLNFKKNLKEIFRSKPVHKRVSEEEIRTLLSEKLKKYGVDIDFEFAIYSNDLATKVSSDNFENIKNSTFSVPIFYDENNQSLYKLLVNFPDDRKFILSSIMSMILLSIIFTSIIILAYSSALFQLVKQRKISEIKSDFINNMTHEFKTPIATINLALDAIRNPKVIDDKDKVLRYLGMIKEENKRMHAQVENVLRISKLEKNELNISKDRVKLHDLVEDAITHVELIVEDRQGYIKTFLDAEKSSILANETHFTNVIVNILDNAIKYSPNAPEIEVYTENVGNNILLKIKDHGSGMSKAAAKKVFEKFYREHTGNIHNVKGHGLGLAYVKRIVEDHQGYVSVESEKDKGSTFIIKLPLIS from the coding sequence ATGAGTTTATCACTCGTAGGTATTATATCTATTCAAGCTTATTATATAAACGATTCAGTAAAAAATGAAAAAGAACGTTTTAAGTCTAATGTTGTAACGGTATTAAATAACGTTTCAAACACCATAGAAGAAAACGAATATGAAAAGTATTTTGCTGAATATTTAGGCTTAGATAGAGAAAAGAAAGCAGATGAAGATGCAGTTTCTCAGTTGCTTATTTATCGAAAAAATAATAGTACAAAAGAAACGCTTATTTATAAAAGTAACGTTTTAGAAGAGAATTATAAACTCTCTTCGTCGCTCTTTGACATTGGTTTAGATAGCCTTGATATAACGAATATTATTGGTAACTCAAGTACAGAAATTTATAGCGATTTAGGTGCCACAGAAAAAGATTTAAAAAGTCCTATAACTAACATTATAAGAAGTGGTACCATAGATGAAGCTCAAAAATTAAATTTCAAGAAAAACCTTAAAGAAATTTTTAGAAGTAAACCTGTACATAAACGAGTTTCAGAAGAAGAAATAAGAACTTTATTATCAGAAAAACTTAAAAAATACGGTGTAGATATAGATTTTGAATTTGCTATTTACAGTAATGATTTAGCAACAAAAGTAAGTAGTGATAATTTTGAAAATATTAAAAATTCAACTTTTAGTGTGCCTATTTTTTACGACGAAAACAATCAGAGTTTATATAAGCTGCTTGTGAATTTTCCTGATGACAGAAAATTTATTTTGTCATCAATAATGAGTATGATTTTGCTGTCTATAATTTTCACCTCAATCATCATACTTGCTTATTCCAGTGCATTATTTCAACTGGTTAAACAACGTAAGATATCGGAAATAAAAAGTGATTTTATAAACAACATGACGCATGAGTTTAAAACGCCAATAGCAACTATTAATTTGGCTTTAGATGCTATTAGGAATCCCAAAGTGATAGATGATAAAGATAAGGTGTTACGTTATCTTGGAATGATAAAAGAGGAAAATAAGCGTATGCATGCACAGGTAGAAAATGTATTAAGAATATCTAAATTAGAGAAAAACGAACTTAATATTAGTAAGGATAGAGTTAAGTTACACGACTTAGTTGAAGATGCGATAACTCACGTAGAACTTATAGTTGAAGACCGACAAGGCTACATTAAAACATTTTTAGATGCCGAAAAATCTTCAATTTTAGCAAACGAAACTCACTTTACCAATGTTATTGTTAATATATTGGATAATGCTATAAAGTATTCTCCAAATGCCCCAGAAATTGAAGTTTATACAGAAAATGTTGGTAATAACATTTTGTTAAAAATAAAGGATCATGGTAGCGGTATGAGTAAAGCTGCTGCTAAAAAAGTGTTCGAAAAATTTTATAGAGAACACACCGGAAATATACATAACGTAAAAGGTCATGGTTTAGGTTTAGCATATGTAAAACGTATTGTAGAAGACCACCAAGGCTATGTATCAGTTGAAAGTGAAAAAGACAAAGGAAGCACATTTATTATAAAGCTTCCATTAATATCATAA